Proteins found in one Sulfuricurvum sp. genomic segment:
- a CDS encoding peptidylprolyl isomerase, with protein sequence MAIENNQIVSIEYEVRDGGTVVDSNVGGHPLTFMFGKGQIIPGLEAGIAHMNMGDKGDVLVKAADAYGDYNEEAQQELPREQFAGIDLNVGMTLYGQGEDGGTVQVMVKEIKDDAVIIDFNHPLAGKDLMFTVTISNVRDASAEEAMTGIPAENKVDDSGCCGSGGNHGCGCH encoded by the coding sequence ATGGCAATTGAAAATAATCAAATCGTATCGATTGAATACGAAGTACGTGACGGCGGAACTGTAGTTGATAGTAACGTAGGTGGACATCCATTGACGTTTATGTTTGGAAAAGGACAAATTATCCCTGGCCTTGAAGCGGGAATCGCACACATGAATATGGGTGATAAAGGTGATGTTCTCGTAAAAGCGGCAGATGCATACGGTGACTACAATGAAGAAGCTCAACAAGAACTTCCACGCGAGCAATTCGCAGGGATCGATTTGAACGTAGGTATGACACTTTACGGCCAAGGCGAAGACGGCGGAACTGTACAAGTTATGGTTAAAGAGATTAAAGACGATGCCGTTATTATCGATTTTAATCATCCTCTTGCAGGAAAAGATTTGATGTTTACCGTAACTATCTCTAATGTACGTGATGCGTCTGCTGAAGAAGCAATGACAGGTATCCCTGCAGAAAATAAAGTGGATGATAGCGGATGTTGTGGAAGCGGCGGTAATCACGGCTGTGGATGTCACTAA
- a CDS encoding tetratricopeptide repeat protein, whose product MRLLVIYLLSLSVIASAAEPSVFGAGDLNAPNPYGLTHEEKLILENKKELQSVIQKNNAQSSKVETVTERLDGMQGILEGLSQKSNENTLALQRLNEKYSTDSNISSTLDQLGKQVEANTENIAQFKTLLEELSHVVDGINADYVTKDQFAALIKQLKVNLPKSSVQAATVSEKMDNSSIEQQANKLFSQKKYAEAQTYFEKLVQKKYKTSESLFMVGETLFERQSYKEAISYYKDSASRNEKALFMPTLLLHSGISMEKTGDSATAKAFYQATVSKYGGSGAAKEAQERLSKLK is encoded by the coding sequence ATGCGTCTTTTAGTAATTTATTTACTCTCTCTTTCAGTCATTGCCTCGGCTGCGGAACCTTCGGTTTTCGGAGCAGGGGATCTAAACGCTCCCAACCCTTACGGTCTTACTCATGAAGAGAAACTGATTCTCGAAAATAAAAAAGAACTTCAGTCTGTTATCCAAAAAAACAATGCGCAAAGCTCTAAAGTAGAAACAGTTACGGAACGGCTTGACGGGATGCAGGGAATACTGGAAGGGTTAAGTCAAAAAAGCAATGAAAATACATTGGCGCTTCAGCGGTTGAATGAGAAGTACAGTACGGACAGTAATATTTCTTCGACGCTTGATCAACTGGGAAAACAAGTTGAAGCCAATACTGAGAACATTGCTCAATTTAAAACGCTGCTTGAAGAACTCTCCCATGTTGTTGACGGAATCAATGCGGATTATGTCACAAAAGATCAGTTTGCAGCTTTAATTAAACAGCTCAAAGTGAATCTCCCTAAAAGTTCAGTCCAGGCGGCAACCGTTTCTGAAAAAATGGATAATTCCTCGATAGAACAGCAGGCAAACAAACTTTTTTCGCAAAAAAAATATGCAGAAGCGCAAACGTATTTCGAGAAATTAGTTCAAAAAAAGTATAAAACTTCTGAATCACTCTTTATGGTCGGTGAGACTCTCTTTGAGCGACAATCGTACAAAGAGGCGATATCGTACTATAAAGACAGTGCATCACGAAATGAAAAGGCACTTTTCATGCCGACTCTTTTACTCCATTCGGGTATTTCAATGGAAAAAACCGGGGATAGCGCAACGGCAAAAGCATTTTATCAGGCAACCGTGTCTAAATACGGCGGCAGCGGAGCTGCCAAAGAGGCACAAGAGCGTTTATCTAAATTAAAATAA
- a CDS encoding OmpA family protein, giving the protein MIKNVAFLSATVAMLVLSGCSSKEPAIDATANGNGTSVGTNANANGTTGTDSGAVIAPITNANANDASAAGANATNGSDGQLTSILFDFDKFNIREDMQASMAKDALLVKGKAVKLEGNCDEFGSDEYNYALGLKRANAVKSELVNAGMNADSITMISYGEGNPVCLEKTQECWAKNRRVDFKLP; this is encoded by the coding sequence ATGATAAAAAATGTTGCTTTTTTAAGTGCAACGGTTGCAATGTTGGTTTTAAGCGGATGTAGTTCTAAAGAACCTGCAATTGATGCTACTGCAAATGGAAACGGAACGTCAGTCGGGACAAATGCTAATGCAAATGGAACAACTGGAACGGATAGCGGTGCTGTGATCGCTCCGATTACGAATGCTAATGCAAACGACGCAAGTGCTGCAGGTGCGAACGCAACGAACGGGTCGGATGGTCAATTAACAAGTATTCTTTTCGACTTTGATAAATTCAATATTCGTGAAGACATGCAAGCTTCAATGGCAAAAGACGCTCTTTTGGTAAAAGGTAAAGCGGTTAAACTTGAAGGAAACTGTGACGAATTCGGTAGTGACGAGTACAACTATGCACTTGGTCTTAAACGTGCCAATGCTGTTAAATCAGAATTAGTTAACGCTGGCATGAACGCTGATTCTATTACTATGATTAGTTACGGTGAAGGAAATCCGGTTTGTTTGGAAAAAACCCAAGAGTGCTGGGCTAAAAATCGTCGTGTAGACTTTAAACTTCCGTAA
- the tolB gene encoding Tol-Pal system protein TolB: MKFIGIFLILIQFLWGSDATIEVVKGVEGSVPLAIEDSSPLSNDMSQKFAKMLAADMNVVSLFTVDESYATAPFDSLVPALNHKNAQFLLRYRLLDDGAGGVRADIKLLRNGADVFVKSYILKQSEMLVFLSHSIAYDINGKLGGSPIDWIKRKVLFIRQSGPKRSDIVAADYTLSYQRVILSGGLYGFAKWANREQTDLYYTSLLDFKPTIYKMNLSNGHKEKLISSDGMAVCSDVSEDGKRLLLTLAPEGQPDIYLYDLNTQSKTRITNYSGIDVNGQFMGDGSIAFVSNRIGYPNIYSTRPNSSAVTPLVYDGKNNSSLSSYKNLLVYKARESSGTYNGNSFNLHLLSLNSGAVKRLTASGENDFPRFSPDGEAILYIKQEGSRSSVGVIRFGVNKSFAFPLKLGRIQSIDW, encoded by the coding sequence TTGAAATTTATTGGTATTTTTTTAATTTTAATACAATTTTTATGGGGATCGGATGCCACTATTGAAGTGGTTAAAGGGGTTGAAGGGTCTGTCCCGCTAGCCATTGAAGATTCAAGCCCTCTCAGTAATGACATGAGCCAAAAATTTGCCAAAATGTTGGCTGCGGATATGAATGTGGTTTCCTTGTTTACAGTTGATGAAAGCTATGCAACCGCACCATTTGATTCGCTTGTACCCGCTTTAAATCATAAAAATGCGCAGTTTTTATTACGTTACCGTCTTCTTGATGATGGTGCAGGAGGGGTACGAGCGGATATCAAATTACTCCGAAACGGTGCCGATGTATTTGTAAAAAGTTATATTTTAAAGCAAAGTGAGATGTTGGTATTTCTTTCTCATTCGATAGCGTACGATATCAATGGTAAGCTTGGCGGGTCTCCGATCGATTGGATTAAGCGGAAGGTACTTTTTATTCGTCAAAGCGGGCCGAAACGATCTGATATTGTCGCAGCCGATTATACGCTTTCCTATCAGCGGGTTATACTAAGCGGAGGTCTGTATGGGTTTGCTAAATGGGCAAATCGTGAGCAAACTGATTTATACTATACATCACTTTTGGACTTTAAACCGACAATTTATAAAATGAATCTTTCGAACGGCCATAAAGAAAAATTGATCAGTTCCGATGGAATGGCGGTATGTTCAGATGTAAGCGAAGACGGTAAACGTTTATTATTGACATTGGCACCTGAAGGTCAGCCGGATATTTATCTCTACGATCTGAATACTCAAAGCAAGACTAGAATTACCAATTATTCAGGGATTGATGTTAATGGACAATTTATGGGGGATGGCTCGATAGCATTCGTATCAAATCGTATAGGATATCCGAATATTTATTCTACCCGGCCGAATAGTTCAGCCGTAACACCATTGGTGTATGACGGTAAAAACAATTCATCACTCAGTTCGTATAAAAACCTTCTCGTTTATAAAGCACGTGAAAGCAGCGGGACGTATAATGGGAATAGTTTCAATCTGCATCTGTTGTCGCTTAATTCAGGTGCCGTAAAACGGTTGACGGCTAGCGGAGAGAATGATTTTCCACGTTTCTCGCCTGATGGTGAAGCGATTCTCTATATCAAACAAGAAGGTTCGAGAAGTTCAGTAGGAGTAATTCGTTTTGGAGTGAATAAAAGCTTTGCATTCCCATTGAAATTAGGACGAATCCAGTCAATTGATTGGTAG
- a CDS encoding TonB C-terminal domain-containing protein, whose translation MGFNHERYFFLSGLISITLFAFLLFLAGYNFIFSPKVEQFAMTKSEFISVSLAVNNTKSTEHTEPSPKVEVEKSESAAEPEKPAVQPEKVPEISDLFAQVKPQKTIKKPLEDNKQNEQLNKLEKELLTHKDTPNFTDKVNKVELAKPSVKMVVQGGSSGPIVNEYHAKIQALVYTNFHPPAGSAGAVARVRMNISGSGKLISYRVLSYSANTSFNSEVDWLRDRLSVIRFPDHPEGKDTVLEFILTAKE comes from the coding sequence ATGGGTTTTAATCATGAACGTTATTTTTTTCTAAGCGGGCTTATCTCTATAACCCTTTTTGCATTTCTTCTTTTTTTAGCAGGGTACAATTTTATTTTTTCTCCGAAAGTCGAACAGTTTGCGATGACAAAAAGTGAGTTCATTTCTGTTTCACTTGCTGTAAATAATACAAAAAGTACAGAACATACTGAACCCTCTCCAAAAGTAGAAGTAGAAAAATCAGAATCAGCTGCTGAACCGGAAAAACCGGCTGTTCAACCTGAAAAGGTTCCTGAGATTTCGGATCTTTTTGCACAAGTGAAGCCTCAAAAAACCATTAAAAAACCTCTTGAAGACAATAAACAAAACGAACAGCTGAATAAATTGGAGAAAGAGCTTTTAACTCACAAAGATACGCCAAACTTTACTGACAAAGTGAATAAAGTTGAACTTGCAAAACCATCTGTAAAAATGGTTGTTCAAGGTGGATCAAGCGGACCGATTGTTAACGAATACCATGCTAAGATTCAGGCGCTGGTTTATACCAACTTTCATCCGCCTGCCGGAAGTGCGGGAGCAGTTGCCAGAGTGCGTATGAATATTAGCGGATCAGGGAAATTGATCAGTTATCGAGTCTTGAGTTATTCTGCTAACACCTCATTTAATAGTGAAGTTGATTGGTTGAGAGATCGCTTGAGTGTGATACGTTTTCCGGATCATCCTGAGGGCAAAGATACGGTGTTGGAATTTATATTAACCGCTAAGGAGTAG
- a CDS encoding biopolymer transporter ExbD — protein sequence MTMFDWDEKPELNITPLVDVMLVLLAILMVISPNIVYEELIRLPKGSAQHELTKIPPVNITISKDGEVTVNKEPFKLDTFADNFALFAQTLDHKATVLISADQSLDYGKVMSILGAVKQAGFRDVSLATNG from the coding sequence ATGACTATGTTTGATTGGGATGAAAAACCGGAACTCAACATTACTCCGCTTGTCGATGTAATGTTGGTTCTCCTTGCAATTTTGATGGTCATTTCTCCAAATATCGTGTATGAAGAGCTGATTCGCCTTCCTAAGGGTTCAGCTCAACATGAACTGACTAAAATTCCTCCTGTAAATATTACGATCAGTAAAGATGGTGAAGTCACGGTAAATAAAGAGCCGTTTAAACTAGATACTTTCGCAGATAACTTTGCTCTCTTTGCTCAGACACTTGATCACAAAGCGACTGTGCTTATCAGTGCAGATCAATCTCTGGACTATGGAAAAGTGATGTCAATTTTGGGTGCAGTCAAACAAGCCGGATTTCGAGATGTATCATTAGCTACTAATGGTTAA